A single window of Pseudomonas marginalis DNA harbors:
- the rlmF gene encoding 23S rRNA (adenine(1618)-N(6))-methyltransferase RlmF, which yields MTAPTTPKPPRKKPKTAATAKPVAPRKEATLHPRNRHTGRYDFQALIKTTPELAQFVIINPYGKESIDFASPDAVRVFNRALLKAFYGIQHWDIPADYLCPPVPGRADYVHFLADLLASVNEGKIPRGSIVKVLDIGMGANCVYPLIGYMEYRWNFLGSEVDPIAVAAAKAIVQSNDLSKVIQLRQQENPKHILLGLLEPGERFDLTMCNPPFHASMDEATKGSERKWRALGRADPKRKLPVLNFGGQSAELWCEGGEARFVTQLIAESAHFAHKVLWFSTLVSKASNLPAIETALKKAGVLESQVVEMSQGQKQSRFVAWTFQTKNEQQIWRQRWVR from the coding sequence ATGACCGCCCCCACTACGCCCAAACCTCCACGCAAGAAGCCTAAGACCGCAGCCACGGCCAAACCCGTCGCGCCGCGCAAAGAGGCTACCCTGCACCCACGCAACCGCCACACAGGCCGTTACGACTTCCAGGCGTTGATCAAGACCACGCCGGAACTGGCGCAATTCGTGATCATCAACCCCTATGGCAAAGAGAGCATCGACTTCGCCAGCCCGGACGCGGTGCGGGTGTTCAACCGGGCGTTGCTCAAGGCCTTCTATGGCATCCAGCATTGGGACATCCCGGCGGATTACCTGTGCCCGCCGGTACCGGGACGTGCCGACTACGTGCACTTCCTCGCCGACCTGCTGGCCAGTGTCAACGAGGGCAAGATCCCGCGCGGTTCAATCGTCAAGGTGCTGGACATCGGCATGGGCGCCAACTGCGTCTACCCGCTGATTGGCTATATGGAGTACCGCTGGAACTTCCTCGGCTCGGAGGTCGACCCTATCGCCGTGGCCGCCGCCAAGGCCATCGTGCAGTCCAACGACCTGAGCAAGGTCATCCAGTTGCGCCAGCAGGAAAACCCCAAGCACATCCTGCTGGGCCTGCTGGAGCCGGGTGAGCGTTTTGACCTGACCATGTGCAACCCACCGTTCCATGCGTCCATGGACGAAGCCACCAAGGGCAGCGAGCGCAAGTGGCGCGCCCTGGGCCGGGCCGATCCCAAGCGCAAATTGCCGGTGCTCAACTTCGGAGGCCAATCGGCCGAGTTGTGGTGTGAAGGCGGTGAAGCGCGCTTCGTGACGCAATTGATCGCCGAGAGTGCGCACTTTGCCCACAAGGTGTTGTGGTTCAGCACCCTGGTGTCAAAAGCGTCAAACTTGCCCGCGATCGAGACCGCCCTGAAAAAAGCCGGCGTGCTGGAAAGCCAGGTGGTGGAAATGTCCCAGGGCCAGAAGCAGAGCCGTTTCGTGGCCTGGACCTTCCAGACCAAGAACGAACAGCAGATCTGGCGCCAGCGCTGGGTGCGATAG
- the fecA gene encoding TonB-dependent Fe(3+) dicitrate receptor FecA: protein MPQQPTLLARTLRQLLLGASLSLTVLPCVMAADTKPYHIAPSSLEAALNQFGREAGVLISFGSEVTAGMQSRGLSGSYSAAEGLQKLLEGTGLQARAEGDNAYSLQPATAPAAVELATSSVVGDWLGDAAQTNVFEHPGARDVIRREEFERQGATQAKDVLNRIPGVNAPDNNGTGSHDMALNFGIRGLNPRLASRSTVLMDGIPVPFAPYGQPQLSFAPISMGNMDAVDVVRGGGAVRYGPQNVGGVVNFVTRAIPDAPTVKGGLQTETSPSSSHDGFKTTGNLLAGGTAENGLGGAILYSGTRGGDWRENSNTRIDDLILKGKYQLDDANSFNAMAQYYEGQADMPGGLNVADYKADPYQSTRPYDKFWGRRTMFNVGYRYEQDRREFTVNSFFTKTLRSGYLDQGTFLSLSPREYWVRGLETRFAQGFDLGPTSHEVGVGYRYINEAGHELRYRTPISANNQQIPSTDSRNDRDTRGGTEANAFFVDDRIDIGKWTITPGIRYEMIESQQSNNLTNVKHKGDYNTALPALNVLYHLTDDWNLYANTEGSFGSVQYSQMPNRVTSGEVKPEKARTWELGTRYDDGTLRAEIGAFLINFDNQYESNQTNDSVIARGETRHQGIETSVNYALDGLSPALAGFDVYATYAYVDATIREDGPNKGNRVPFSSKHKGTLGVGYTEGRWKLNVDSSYQSSQFADNANTQAESADGANGRIPGYMLFSSRAAYDFGPQLSDLNVAVGVKNIFNTQYFTRSFDDNNKGKYVGEPRTLYVQTSIAF from the coding sequence ATGCCCCAGCAACCCACCCTTCTCGCCCGCACCTTGCGCCAACTGCTGCTGGGCGCCAGCCTCAGCCTGACCGTACTGCCTTGCGTGATGGCGGCCGATACCAAGCCGTATCACATCGCCCCAAGCTCGCTGGAAGCAGCCCTGAACCAGTTTGGCCGTGAAGCCGGCGTGTTGATTTCCTTCGGTTCCGAAGTCACGGCGGGCATGCAAAGCCGTGGTTTGTCCGGCAGCTACAGCGCCGCCGAAGGCCTGCAGAAGCTGCTGGAAGGTACCGGCCTGCAAGCCCGTGCCGAAGGCGACAACGCCTACAGCCTGCAACCGGCAACGGCGCCGGCGGCTGTCGAGTTGGCGACCTCCAGCGTGGTCGGCGACTGGCTCGGCGATGCGGCGCAAACCAATGTCTTCGAACACCCCGGCGCCCGTGACGTGATCCGCCGCGAAGAGTTCGAACGCCAGGGCGCCACCCAGGCCAAGGACGTGCTCAACCGCATCCCCGGCGTCAACGCTCCGGACAATAACGGCACCGGCAGCCACGATATGGCGCTGAACTTCGGCATTCGCGGTCTCAACCCGCGCCTGGCCTCGCGCTCAACGGTGCTGATGGACGGCATCCCTGTGCCCTTCGCGCCGTACGGCCAGCCGCAGCTGTCCTTCGCGCCGATCAGCATGGGCAACATGGACGCCGTGGACGTGGTGCGTGGCGGCGGCGCGGTGCGCTACGGCCCGCAGAACGTCGGCGGCGTGGTCAACTTCGTGACCCGCGCGATCCCGGATGCACCCACCGTCAAAGGTGGCTTGCAGACCGAGACCAGCCCGTCTTCCAGCCATGACGGCTTCAAGACCACCGGCAACCTGCTGGCCGGCGGCACTGCCGAGAATGGCCTGGGCGGCGCGATTTTGTATTCCGGCACCCGTGGCGGCGACTGGCGCGAAAACAGCAACACGCGCATCGACGACCTGATCCTCAAAGGCAAATACCAGCTCGACGACGCCAACAGCTTCAACGCCATGGCGCAGTACTATGAAGGCCAGGCCGATATGCCTGGGGGCTTGAACGTCGCGGACTACAAGGCCGATCCATATCAGTCCACCCGTCCCTACGACAAATTCTGGGGCCGCCGTACGATGTTCAACGTCGGCTATCGCTACGAGCAGGACCGCCGCGAATTCACCGTCAACAGCTTCTTCACCAAGACCCTGCGCAGCGGCTACCTGGACCAGGGCACCTTCCTGTCGCTGTCCCCGCGTGAGTATTGGGTGCGCGGCTTGGAAACCCGTTTCGCCCAAGGCTTTGACCTCGGCCCGACCAGCCATGAAGTGGGCGTCGGCTACCGCTACATCAACGAAGCCGGCCACGAGTTGCGCTACCGCACGCCGATTTCCGCCAACAACCAGCAAATCCCCAGCACCGACAGCCGCAACGACCGCGACACCCGCGGCGGCACCGAAGCCAATGCGTTCTTCGTCGATGACCGGATTGATATCGGCAAGTGGACCATCACCCCGGGCATCCGCTACGAGATGATCGAGTCCCAGCAGAGCAACAACCTGACCAACGTCAAACACAAAGGCGACTACAACACCGCGCTGCCGGCGTTGAACGTGCTCTATCACCTGACTGACGACTGGAACCTGTACGCCAACACCGAAGGTTCATTCGGCAGCGTGCAGTACAGCCAGATGCCCAACCGTGTGACCAGCGGTGAAGTGAAACCGGAAAAAGCCCGCACCTGGGAACTGGGTACCCGCTATGACGACGGCACCTTGCGCGCAGAGATCGGCGCGTTCCTGATCAACTTCGACAACCAGTATGAAAGCAACCAGACCAACGATTCGGTGATCGCCCGCGGCGAAACGCGCCACCAGGGTATTGAAACCAGCGTCAACTACGCCCTCGATGGCTTGAGCCCGGCGTTGGCCGGTTTCGATGTGTACGCTACCTACGCCTACGTCGACGCCACCATCCGCGAAGACGGCCCGAACAAAGGCAACCGCGTGCCCTTCTCGTCCAAGCACAAGGGCACCCTTGGCGTGGGTTACACCGAAGGGCGCTGGAAACTCAATGTGGACAGCAGCTATCAGAGCAGCCAGTTCGCCGACAACGCCAACACTCAGGCAGAAAGTGCTGACGGCGCCAACGGTCGAATCCCCGGCTACATGCTGTTCAGCAGCCGCGCAGCCTATGACTTCGGCCCGCAACTTTCGGATCTGAATGTGGCGGTCGGCGTGAAGAACATCTTCAACACGCAGTACTTCACCCGCTCGTTCGACGACAACAACAAGGGCAAATACGTGGGTGAGCCGCGTACGCTGTACGTGCAGACCTCTATCGCGTTCTAA
- the yejK gene encoding nucleoid-associated protein YejK gives MPIRHCIVHLIDKKPDGTPAVLHARDSELAESAAIENMLADLNESYNAKQGKAWGFFHAESGAHPFSGWLKEYFEGGQDFTTFSRTAVEHLQKLMEESNLSTGGHVLFAHYQQGMTDYLAIALLHHSEGVAVTDELDVTPSRHLDLGQLHLAARINVSEWQNNKQSKQYISFIKGKNGKKVSEYFRDFIGCQEGVDGPGETRTLLKAFSDFVESEDLPDESAREKTKTLVDYASSQAKLGEPMGLEELSGLIDEDRPKAFYDHIRNKDYGLSPEIPADKRTLNQFRRFTGRAEGLSISFEAHLLGDKIEYDEAAGTLIIKGLPTQLTDQLKRRN, from the coding sequence ATGCCGATCCGTCATTGCATCGTCCACCTGATCGACAAAAAACCCGACGGCACACCTGCAGTTCTCCACGCCCGCGACTCCGAGCTTGCCGAGTCGGCCGCCATCGAGAACATGCTTGCCGATCTCAACGAGAGCTACAACGCCAAACAAGGCAAGGCCTGGGGTTTCTTCCATGCCGAATCCGGCGCGCACCCGTTCAGCGGCTGGTTGAAGGAATATTTCGAGGGTGGCCAGGATTTCACCACGTTCAGCCGCACCGCCGTCGAACATCTGCAAAAACTGATGGAAGAGTCCAACCTCTCCACCGGCGGCCACGTGCTGTTTGCCCACTACCAGCAAGGCATGACCGACTACCTCGCCATCGCCCTGCTGCACCACAGCGAAGGCGTGGCGGTAACCGACGAGCTGGACGTCACCCCGTCGCGCCATCTGGACCTGGGCCAGTTGCACCTGGCAGCGCGTATCAACGTGTCCGAGTGGCAGAACAACAAGCAGTCCAAGCAGTACATCTCGTTTATCAAAGGCAAGAACGGCAAGAAGGTCTCGGAATACTTCCGCGACTTCATCGGCTGCCAGGAAGGCGTCGACGGCCCGGGCGAGACGCGCACCCTGCTCAAGGCCTTCAGCGACTTCGTCGAAAGCGAAGACCTGCCGGACGAATCCGCCCGCGAAAAAACCAAGACCCTGGTCGATTACGCCAGCAGCCAGGCCAAGCTCGGCGAGCCCATGGGCCTTGAAGAGCTGTCGGGCTTGATCGATGAAGATCGGCCCAAGGCGTTCTACGACCATATCCGCAACAAGGACTACGGCCTGTCGCCGGAAATCCCGGCGGATAAACGCACCCTCAACCAGTTCCGCCGCTTCACCGGGCGCGCCGAGGGCTTGTCCATCAGCTTTGAAGCACACTTGCTGGGCGACAAGATCGAGTACGACGAGGCCGCCGGCACCTTGATCATCAAGGGCCTGCCGACCCAACTGACCGACCAGCTCAAGCGCCGCAACTGA
- a CDS encoding sigma-70 family RNA polymerase sigma factor → MQPSNTVEVLYNDHHHWLTGWLRRKLGCPESAADLAQDTFIRVLTAREAPTLVEPRAFLTTVAKRVLFNFYRRQDLERAYLDALAQMPEQVAPSEEERAIILQTLLELDQLLDGLPTQVKRTFLLAQLDGLTYAQIGAELGISIATVKRHLNKAAMRCYFAL, encoded by the coding sequence TTGCAGCCGTCCAACACTGTCGAAGTGCTCTACAACGACCATCACCACTGGCTCACCGGCTGGTTGCGACGCAAGCTCGGCTGCCCGGAAAGTGCTGCAGACCTGGCACAGGACACCTTCATCCGGGTCCTGACCGCACGGGAGGCGCCGACGCTGGTCGAGCCCCGCGCGTTCCTCACCACGGTCGCCAAGCGTGTGTTGTTCAACTTCTACCGCCGCCAGGACCTGGAACGCGCCTACCTCGACGCCTTGGCGCAGATGCCTGAGCAGGTAGCGCCATCAGAAGAAGAGCGCGCGATCATCCTGCAAACCCTGCTGGAGCTGGACCAGTTGCTCGATGGCTTGCCCACCCAGGTCAAACGCACGTTCCTGCTGGCCCAGCTCGACGGCCTGACGTATGCGCAGATCGGCGCCGAACTGGGCATCTCCATCGCCACCGTCAAACGCCACCTGAATAAAGCCGCCATGCGCTGCTATTTCGCCCTATGA
- a CDS encoding glutaredoxin family protein, whose translation MLGGVLKKVLLVLLVVVVIQNWGKIERLFNPSQVVPEQTRASARVVLYATEWCGYCKQIRRFLDQKGIPYQAVDIEKDAQARKAYEALGGGGIPFVDVNGTLIRDYNPDAIMAALK comes from the coding sequence ATGCTCGGCGGGGTCCTCAAGAAAGTCCTGCTGGTGTTGCTGGTGGTGGTGGTTATCCAGAACTGGGGCAAGATCGAGCGGCTGTTCAACCCCTCCCAGGTGGTCCCGGAGCAGACGCGAGCCTCGGCGCGGGTGGTGCTGTATGCCACCGAGTGGTGCGGCTACTGCAAGCAGATCCGCCGCTTCCTGGACCAGAAGGGCATTCCGTACCAGGCCGTCGATATCGAGAAGGACGCCCAGGCGCGCAAGGCGTATGAGGCGCTGGGTGGTGGCGGGATTCCGTTTGTGGACGTCAACGGGACGCTGATTCGCGACTACAACCCTGACGCGATCATGGCCGCGCTGAAATAA
- a CDS encoding DUF3649 domain-containing protein: MKSKTSLPASYRLAVTSRVLAAVVGGYLMASLASICLALWMPVSRADAVITGMMSSFVFYLLAVLWCFACRTAWRAWCGVMLPSAAFATLAGLGLWMART, translated from the coding sequence ATGAAAAGCAAAACCTCACTGCCTGCTTCCTATCGTCTCGCTGTCACATCGCGGGTGCTCGCCGCTGTGGTTGGCGGTTACCTGATGGCGTCCCTGGCCAGTATCTGCCTGGCACTGTGGATGCCTGTCTCCCGCGCCGATGCGGTGATCACCGGGATGATGAGTTCGTTCGTGTTCTACCTGTTGGCAGTGCTGTGGTGCTTCGCCTGCCGTACGGCATGGCGCGCGTGGTGCGGCGTGATGCTGCCGAGCGCGGCGTTCGCCACCTTGGCAGGCCTGGGCTTGTGGATGGCACGCACATGA
- a CDS encoding FecR domain-containing protein, which produces MNVSTQVAEQAVHWLMEMQQGALNPRQQAAWQQWLNAHSEHQRAWDHIQRVNQRLRGMPSPLVHAALNAPKSSSRRQALKLLLILSAGSAAAWSLRQQHILPPLSADYRSPVGQRRKVQLADGSQLQLNTSSAVDVHFDGRQRLIRLLEGEILLTGNAGSTPLQVLTGQGLLSSQAARLNVRQFNDHTQLAVLDGRVEVMPNTYSGLPLTVEAARQVNFTRKGWDTPRPTDANSGAWADGMLVAAHMRLEDFLAELGRYRRGQLNCDAQVANLLLSGSYPLDDSERILDLLEVSLPVKVRRFTRYWVSVQARA; this is translated from the coding sequence ATGAATGTCTCGACCCAGGTTGCCGAACAGGCCGTGCACTGGCTGATGGAAATGCAGCAAGGCGCGCTCAACCCACGCCAGCAGGCGGCCTGGCAACAATGGCTGAATGCCCATAGCGAACATCAGCGCGCCTGGGACCATATCCAGCGCGTCAACCAGCGCCTGCGCGGCATGCCCTCGCCCCTGGTCCATGCGGCGTTGAACGCACCTAAGTCCAGCAGCCGGCGCCAGGCGCTGAAGTTGTTGCTGATCCTCAGCGCCGGTTCAGCCGCCGCCTGGAGCCTGCGCCAGCAGCATATCCTGCCGCCGTTGAGCGCCGACTACCGCAGCCCCGTCGGCCAACGGCGCAAGGTGCAACTGGCCGACGGCAGCCAGTTACAGCTCAATACCAGCAGCGCCGTGGATGTGCACTTCGACGGCCGGCAACGGCTGATCCGCCTGCTCGAAGGCGAGATCCTGCTCACCGGCAATGCCGGCAGCACGCCGCTGCAGGTGTTGACCGGCCAGGGCCTGCTCAGCAGCCAGGCGGCGCGCCTGAATGTGCGCCAGTTCAACGACCACACCCAACTGGCGGTCTTGGACGGCCGCGTCGAGGTGATGCCCAACACCTACAGCGGCCTGCCCCTGACGGTCGAAGCGGCGCGCCAGGTCAATTTCACCCGTAAAGGCTGGGACACTCCGCGCCCTACCGACGCCAACAGCGGCGCCTGGGCCGACGGCATGCTGGTGGCCGCGCATATGCGCCTGGAGGACTTTCTCGCCGAACTGGGTCGCTACCGCCGTGGCCAGCTCAATTGCGATGCGCAAGTCGCCAACCTGCTGCTGTCCGGCAGCTACCCGCTGGACGACAGCGAACGCATCCTCGACCTGCTGGAGGTCAGCCTGCCGGTCAAGGTGCGGCGTTTTACCCGCTATTGGGTGAGCGTCCAGGCACGTGCATAA
- a CDS encoding RNA polymerase sigma factor, which translates to MMISTPPDSQDSPQADAAGGRAHFLQVFLSQRSQMEALVSRRVGCRATAADLVQDLFLRFWRRPLVQVEELSTYLLRCAGNIAIDHLRSEGARVRSSEGWLPEQQDNQGSEPQAALEAGNDLRHVEAALRSLPERTRQIFLLNRIHGRKYAQIAKAMGLSQSAVEKHMMRALEACKASLREPSPSRTPGKAP; encoded by the coding sequence ATGATGATCAGCACCCCACCCGATTCCCAGGACAGCCCCCAGGCTGACGCGGCGGGTGGGCGCGCGCATTTCCTGCAGGTGTTCTTGTCCCAGCGTTCGCAGATGGAAGCGTTGGTGAGCCGCCGTGTCGGGTGCCGCGCCACGGCGGCCGACCTGGTGCAGGACCTGTTCCTGCGGTTTTGGCGTCGGCCATTGGTGCAGGTCGAAGAACTCAGCACCTACCTGTTGCGCTGCGCCGGCAATATCGCCATCGACCACCTGCGCAGCGAAGGCGCGCGGGTGCGCAGCAGTGAAGGCTGGTTGCCGGAACAGCAGGATAACCAGGGCTCCGAACCCCAGGCGGCGCTCGAGGCGGGCAACGACCTGCGGCATGTCGAAGCCGCCCTGCGCAGCCTGCCGGAGCGCACCCGGCAGATCTTCCTGCTCAACCGCATTCACGGGCGCAAGTACGCGCAAATCGCCAAGGCCATGGGCCTGTCCCAAAGCGCCGTGGAAAAACATATGATGCGTGCCCTCGAAGCCTGCAAAGCCAGCCTTCGCGAACCATCGCCATCGCGCACGCCAGGGAAAGCACCGTGA
- a CDS encoding PepSY-associated TM helix domain-containing protein, which produces MKEGFRQAMAWLHTWAGLIFGWLLFAIFLTGTLAYFKDEISHWMQPEVQAHPLDDARSLSVAQDYLQKVAPTAARWFITLPDSRDPGLSVMWQDKVDPGKRGNFIQKTLDPVSGQAVEARESMGGDFFYRFHFQLQMPYPWGRWLSTIAAMVMFVALITGIITHKKIFKDFFTFRPRKGQRSWLDGHNAVGVLVLPFHLMITYSSLVIFMSMVMPAPIVASYGNDTRAFFNDVFPATNNAPALGQPGQLLSLLPMYEQARAQWAGGHVGRLAVNNPSDVNASVNLFRASSDRVVHDFGSTVSFNGNTGELLRVSAEQSLPAAIGGSFYGLHMGHFAGPVLRWLYFICGLAGTAMIGTGLVIWLGKRQLKHAKSGVMPFELRLVEVLNIASMSGLLIAIAAFFWANRLLPVGFAERSDWEVQAFFIAWGLSLLHAILRRGRQGWVEQLSFAALLFAAIPLLNALTTSQHLGASLATGDWAMAGFDLTCLASGVFLAWAAWKMQHRKAPQPKTERARPLQLKQEAN; this is translated from the coding sequence ATGAAAGAGGGCTTTCGTCAGGCCATGGCCTGGTTGCATACCTGGGCCGGGCTGATCTTTGGCTGGCTGCTGTTTGCGATTTTCCTGACGGGCACCCTGGCCTATTTCAAGGATGAGATCAGTCACTGGATGCAGCCCGAAGTGCAGGCCCATCCCCTGGATGATGCGCGCAGCCTGAGTGTCGCCCAGGACTACCTGCAGAAGGTCGCACCCACGGCCGCACGCTGGTTCATCACCTTGCCGGATAGCCGCGACCCTGGCCTGTCAGTGATGTGGCAAGACAAAGTCGACCCCGGCAAACGCGGCAATTTCATTCAGAAAACCCTCGACCCCGTGAGCGGGCAGGCCGTAGAGGCCCGGGAAAGCATGGGCGGGGATTTCTTCTACCGCTTCCACTTCCAGCTGCAAATGCCTTACCCGTGGGGCCGCTGGCTGTCGACCATTGCAGCGATGGTGATGTTCGTGGCGTTGATCACGGGCATCATCACCCACAAGAAAATCTTCAAGGACTTCTTCACCTTCCGCCCCCGCAAAGGCCAGCGTTCCTGGCTCGACGGGCATAACGCGGTGGGTGTGCTGGTGCTGCCGTTTCACCTGATGATCACCTACAGCAGCCTGGTGATTTTCATGAGCATGGTGATGCCGGCGCCGATCGTGGCCTCCTATGGCAACGACACCCGGGCCTTCTTCAATGACGTGTTCCCCGCCACCAACAACGCGCCGGCGCTGGGCCAGCCAGGCCAATTGCTGTCATTGCTGCCGATGTACGAGCAGGCGAGGGCGCAGTGGGCGGGTGGGCATGTCGGGCGGCTGGCGGTGAACAACCCGAGTGATGTAAACGCTTCGGTGAACCTGTTCCGTGCCAGCTCCGACCGCGTGGTGCATGACTTCGGCAGTACCGTGTCGTTCAACGGCAACACGGGTGAGTTGTTGCGGGTCAGTGCTGAACAATCGCTGCCGGCGGCGATCGGCGGCAGCTTCTATGGCCTGCACATGGGCCATTTCGCCGGTCCGGTGCTGCGCTGGTTGTACTTTATCTGCGGCCTGGCGGGCACGGCGATGATCGGCACGGGACTGGTGATCTGGCTCGGCAAGCGGCAACTCAAACATGCAAAAAGCGGCGTGATGCCGTTTGAACTGCGGCTGGTGGAAGTGCTGAACATCGCCAGCATGTCCGGGCTGTTGATCGCCATTGCAGCCTTCTTCTGGGCCAACCGTTTATTGCCGGTGGGCTTTGCCGAGCGCTCCGATTGGGAAGTGCAGGCCTTCTTTATCGCCTGGGGCCTGAGCCTGTTGCACGCGATCCTGCGCCGGGGCCGCCAGGGTTGGGTTGAGCAATTGAGCTTCGCAGCACTGCTGTTTGCCGCAATCCCGTTGCTTAATGCCCTGACCACGTCGCAGCACTTGGGCGCTTCACTGGCGACGGGCGACTGGGCCATGGCGGGCTTCGACCTGACCTGCCTGGCCAGCGGTGTGTTCCTCGCCTGGGCAGCCTGGAAGATGCAGCACCGCAAGGCCCCGCAGCCCAAGACCGAACGGGCGCGGCCGCTGCAGCTCAAGCAGGAGGCGAACTGA
- a CDS encoding FecR family protein, whose product MNPTPTPDQEQAALAWLSLLHDQPSSGDQATFSRWLRADSAHVEAYAQAQVLWELSEVPARQLADEDALALQGYLNAMNTPTRSRVVRWSGALAMAACLVLMVSMGAGWQPSRWIDDFGADYVSAPGEVKTVTLADQSRVTLDADSAIAVDFSDGERHIQLRRGAGFFSVTHTGESFVVEAGGGEARVLGTQFEVRLQPAGAEVTVLSGRVGVTASKQGPQQILTAGQQVAYADGSADPLHAVDSESRLAWRDGWLNYYKAPLAEVVKDLGRYYPGRILLLNEEMGAKRVSGSFPSKDPQAVLNALQAVLGFEQHSLLGRVIVVR is encoded by the coding sequence GTGAATCCGACCCCCACACCTGACCAGGAACAAGCCGCACTGGCCTGGCTGAGCCTGTTGCACGACCAGCCCAGCAGTGGCGACCAGGCCACGTTCAGCCGCTGGCTAAGGGCAGATTCTGCGCACGTCGAAGCCTATGCCCAGGCCCAGGTGCTCTGGGAGTTGAGCGAAGTGCCGGCACGCCAACTGGCGGATGAAGACGCGCTGGCATTGCAGGGTTACCTCAATGCGATGAACACCCCGACGCGCTCGCGGGTGGTGCGCTGGTCCGGCGCATTAGCCATGGCGGCGTGCCTGGTGTTGATGGTGTCCATGGGCGCCGGTTGGCAGCCTTCGCGGTGGATCGATGACTTCGGCGCCGATTACGTGAGCGCACCGGGAGAAGTGAAGACCGTCACCCTGGCCGATCAATCCCGGGTCACGCTGGATGCGGACAGCGCCATTGCCGTGGACTTCAGCGACGGTGAGCGGCATATCCAATTGCGTCGCGGTGCAGGTTTTTTCAGCGTCACCCACACCGGCGAGTCCTTTGTGGTCGAGGCGGGCGGCGGCGAAGCGCGGGTGCTGGGGACGCAGTTCGAAGTGCGCCTGCAACCGGCGGGGGCCGAGGTGACGGTGTTGTCGGGACGGGTGGGCGTGACCGCGTCGAAACAGGGCCCGCAGCAAATTCTGACGGCGGGCCAGCAAGTGGCCTACGCCGATGGCAGCGCCGATCCCTTGCACGCGGTCGACAGCGAATCCCGCCTGGCCTGGCGGGATGGCTGGCTCAACTACTACAAGGCGCCGCTGGCGGAGGTGGTCAAGGACTTGGGGCGTTACTACCCTGGCCGCATCCTGCTGCTCAACGAAGAGATGGGTGCCAAGCGCGTCAGCGGCAGCTTCCCGAGCAAAGACCCGCAGGCGGTACTCAACGCCTTGCAAGCGGTATTGGGGTTCGAGCAGCACAGCCTGTTGGGGCGGGTAATCGTGGTGCGCTGA
- a CDS encoding DUF3325 domain-containing protein, translated as MLLALLMCYAGFTALCLSTDRHHGELLHSRPSPRRRIALRVIGWLLLTVSIWPAVAVADWGQGLVEWCAVLMLSALLLVLLLPYRPRLALILAGVGLLACPVAAFATF; from the coding sequence ATGCTCCTCGCGCTGCTGATGTGTTATGCCGGGTTTACCGCCTTGTGCCTGTCCACCGACCGTCACCACGGCGAACTGCTGCACAGCAGGCCATCACCTCGGCGGCGTATTGCTTTGCGCGTCATCGGTTGGCTGCTGCTGACCGTCTCGATCTGGCCCGCTGTGGCTGTCGCCGATTGGGGCCAGGGTCTGGTGGAGTGGTGCGCGGTGTTGATGCTCAGCGCCCTGTTGCTGGTGCTGTTGTTGCCGTATCGGCCAAGGCTGGCCTTGATCCTGGCAGGCGTCGGCCTGCTGGCCTGCCCTGTTGCCGCCTTCGCAACGTTCTGA
- a CDS encoding HU family DNA-binding protein codes for MAITKDQLIADLAEAVDAPKTTVRALLDQLSQVVADQLENGGEITLPGVGKLKVTERPARTGRNPSTGAAIEIAAKKVIKLVVAKGLTDAVNK; via the coding sequence ATGGCTATTACTAAAGACCAACTGATCGCTGACCTGGCTGAAGCAGTAGACGCACCGAAAACCACCGTGCGCGCTCTGCTGGACCAACTGAGCCAAGTTGTTGCTGACCAGCTGGAAAACGGCGGCGAAATCACTCTGCCAGGCGTTGGCAAACTGAAAGTGACCGAGCGTCCTGCCCGTACTGGCCGTAACCCTTCGACTGGCGCTGCCATCGAAATCGCTGCCAAGAAAGTTATCAAGCTGGTTGTGGCCAAAGGCCTGACCGACGCTGTTAACAAGTAA